CAAATAATCCAGTACTGGGGTAGTGACACAGCACCCCATACGTCCTCTGAGTCGATTTTCATTCCCGATGGCACTGGCGACGCCGAGGATGCGGGATATCTGCTCAGTGTGGTATTGAATGGAGAAACAGGGGCGAGTTACCTGGTTTGCCTTGATGCGAGGACATTGACCGAGGTCGGCAGGGCTGAACACGACCACGCGATTAGTTTTGGGTTGCATTGAAGCTATTATTCGGCCATTTAAGTATCCTGCAACTGGTCTGTGTATTAATGCGATTAATATTAATTCCGAGATTGTGGGTTGTCGCCACTGATGAACACAGTGTTTCACTACTTCGAGCCCAGAATCAAAGTCATTAACTGTTCTCTGGACAGAGCATGTAGACAGTTTTTGTTTAATGCTAGTTTCCACAGTGGACGTTTCCTCATGGACTGTTCCTGCTAACATTAATGATATTTTCTAACATGGTGCTTGGCACAACAAAGACAAATAGAACAGAACTTTCAGTATCCAACAAGTGCCTGCATCAGTGTTTTATGGAAGGCCGACTCTAGATATAATATATCCGCATTGAAAGCAGTTGCATTATCTCTCAGCCATTCCGTACACTCCCGTAGTCGTCGCAACTGTAGTCGTTGTGATGGAGGTGTTATTGTCGTCAGCCCAAAGCATTCCTTCTGATCCATCCTGTTGGGCCTCCGTCTGACATCCAAACCAGTTTCAGGCTCGGCAACAGTGATAttgttggctttggctgcgATAGAAACGCCAGTCTTCCGCCCCTGCTTTGGCAGCCGGAGGCAAGATAAGAGCCAACTCACGACGCCGGTCCGCACAGAAGGAGTCGTGGCTGGACGACGTCTTCTACAGACCAACTCGTTGACGGAACTGTGCCCAACAGGGAAATGCCTCAGTGCTGTCTGAATGGTTCTTGGTGGATGTAGCCCGGCCTCTGGGTATTGTAGTTCAACTGGCTCTGAGGTAGCTCCTGCTCTGCCAGTTCCTTGAATGCAGCTCGCTGCTGGAGTGGGTCAGGGTGGGTCAGGGTAGTACTTGGTGCTGTAGGTAGAGACATGTGTCAAGGTCTGGTGATCTGGTGTGATTCGGAAAGCTTTCGTAGTATGCTGCAAGTGATTGCTGTGTTTGCTACCACAGAGTAGTCGAAATGTTCGAGGAAATAGTTGGCACTTGATCGTAGTTATCCTTCCTCGATCCAACAAACGTGGGCGAATTTTGTGCGTGGATCAAGTGCATCTGCAACCGCCCTTTCACTGTTCAAACCTCTGGCCAGAAAGCCCCAGAGTCAGGAGGGGCCGAGAACACAGATGAACCATCTGAGTCATGCCTTTAAATAAGATGTGAGTCCCGGTATGATACAATGGTCTTCGAAGGATAGATGTAACGACTTACCACCTCCTGCTTATCAGCGCGCTAAGACGAGCGATTGCCGCAATAACAAGCAGTATCAGGAGCAGGATAGCCAAAAGAGTCTGATCCATGATGTCAATTGGATAAATTGCAGTAGTGTGTAGTCCAAAGTATATGCAGCAGGTTGCTTTGATGACACCCTTCCGTCTAGCTGCAAGATACTGTAGTTGATGGAAGAGTTTAGAAGGAAAGGGGGAGTATGAGGAGATTATATACATATTTGTTTGCTGGAAGTGAATGCATGAATTTAATACACAGTGAATGCTATCTACCTGTTATGGGAAGTTCCGATAGCGATACGGCTTTAGCCGTTCGATAGGCTATTATTCTTCACTATACTAAGGCCTTTAGGTGAATGAGGAAGATTATCTAACATCTCAGGAAATCAAGCACTGACTCTAATCAGCTATTGCGGTATTCATAAGCACCTATTTTGCTAAGTAATAAATTGATCGAAGCACTTTTAGTATGTTAAAATATTAGAATAGTCTACTATATATAACCTTTACAAACCAAAAAGTATGGCTCAATAGCAGATCTTATATTCAACGTCGCCCATCTCGATACTTGACAGACTGATGGCTGCAATGAGATTATCCAATTGGATCGATTGTTTGTACTTGTACTAGTCAAGAGCAGTACCTGTGTTTATTGGACGTATCTCCGATTTGATGCCGTTAATACGACGTGATTAGATCTTTACTGGCAGGATACTTGAACCTATATATTCTCCAATAGCTCCTCCATGAAGAGACATACAGTGTTGTATTGTGATTGGTGACTGGAAGATCAGCCTTCAGGAGTTTTGCGATTCTTACCAAGCATATCAAGCCTCGAATTTGCAAAAATTCTGAGCAGAAGTTCGAACTGGTGCTGCCAGATTTCCTTCGAAAGAACGTTGGATATGTTACAGGTCGCAAACTTGCAGACCGACAAGAATATGGCAAGAATCTCCGACAGGCTTTCGAAGACGACTACGAGTGAGGCAATCAGAACTGATCCGATCTGGTATGTCTCATCCACCGCTCTCGCCGGATGCCCTTCATTGAGGAAAACGTAGACCGATCCTACTCCACTCCTCAGCTCTGTGCAGGGATGGATGTAAGGATAATTCATTGTTCGGCCTGGCAGGATCGAAAGTCGGGTACTTTTTTGAAGCGATGCAATTGGCTTGACCGTTTCAATGAATAATCATAGGTTGTTGAAACCACAAGCTTTTCATTATTCTGATGGGCAAAACCCTGCTAGTAAAAGTATATTGCCATTCCTGACGCGGTTTGAACCACTGTATCTCGTGCAATGAATACCAGCCTTCTTCAAACGCTTTCGGCGCAACTTGGACGGCAGATAAATGTCTTGCTGGCAGATCTTGTTTGGTATTAAACTGTATATCCTAGGCTTTCTTTTCATGTCGTCGCTTCATAGCTTCATACCCATCCAGTAGGCGTAGTCTAGATGTTCATGCAGGTCTAAAACGTacatcatcaccagtcaTGCAAATGCGGTCCGCGGCAAAGTCATATAATCAACAATCCTTGAGTGCGCACAAAAACCAGAACCTGATGCTCAAAATCTGTCGGGTATGCAGAATAGAACGCATCAGAAATGTAGCTGAACCTCGTACCTGGTGctgtctccttctccctcgCCCTCTCCGTCGCTGCTAACCGGAGCAGGAACCTCGGTAAATTGGGCGATCATGTCTTGTCCTTCGGGGATTGCTCCCACGACGTCATCGTCGACGGCGACGCGTAGACTGTTCGGATTGATATGGACGAGACTGAGGATACGGTCTGGTTGGACGTTGTATTTCTTGGATAGTTGGTCAATAAAGTCGGATGCGGTGCGCTCGGTGAGGTATACGGCGCGGTAATAGggttcctgctgctgtttgtCCTGGATTCGGACGTAGAAACATGCCACTGCCTGTGGTCAGATGATATATCAAATCAAATAGCGCTGGCAACTTACCATGCCTAGGGCTGGATGACCGGTCACCGGTATCCGACTCGGGTGAAGATCGACCATTTATATCGCTGAGGCCGGGATCAGGAGATTCCATCTTAGGCTCAACAGTACTTGCATCTCGGCCGAAAGGACGACGTGGGAGCTCGACCAGGTCGCCATGAAAGTTGACCCCAACATCAGTCTCGGACGCGCTGTCCCGTCCAAAAGACACAGGCGTGGCCGAGTCCCGAGGTAGAGAAACTGGTGATTGGTCCGGATCATCCAGCACATCGCCCCGCAGTGAGAGCAGACTCACTGGCTGGGAGGACGAAAAGAGGTTGCGCAGCTCGAACAAAGCCCGGTGTAAATCGTCTATGCCCGTGAGGCTGTTGGAACGGCTGGGGGAGAGGCTCATCGAGACGGCATGATTCTTGGTCAGCCCGTGTCCCACGCCTTTTCGCCGTTTCCGCTTTCCCAGACCATTATGGCCGTCGATATCTCCCTGCGCGATTTGCCGTTCAACCTTGTGAATCGCTTTCTGCACATGCGCCACATCGTTGGACAGCTTTCTTTCCGCTCCGTGGTCGCGAAACaccttgaccttgcagtAGCAAATCTCGGCTTCGGTGTCAGATCCCGACGCAGGAGTGCCATCCTCGAGGCCAATCATCTCTGTTTTGACGCATAACCTCGTCGGAACGCCCTTGACACCCTTGGATAGACTGAAATCGGTCGACAAAAAGTTCAAGCGGACGTTGATCACGCACTCGGAAGAACCGGCTTCCGGAGTGCTCGTCCAGGTTACACAGAACCCGTCAAACGACGCGCTGTCCACCTTTTTGATCCGCGGCgcgttcttcttcgatcCCAGACGCAGGTCCACAAACTCCAATGCTCGCATCTTCCCCCCTCGTTGTTGCGCCTCGACCGCCCCTCGCGCTTCCTTCCAGAGTCGCCAGCACCGGGCCGGGTTCGATCGGTGTGCCGTTTCCTCAAAGGTGATTCTCACACTCGTGCGATATTTGACGGATTGTGTGGCGTGCGCCGGGGGTGTAGAGTCGACAATGGATACCGAGTATGACTGGGACTTGTTGAGATAGGTGACTGGTGGTTCATGCGCATGATCCGTGATAGCGGTGGGAGCGAGGAGGGTGACACGATAGCGGAATCTATTACATTGTGACAATTAGACCGAGTCAGCAAGCAGTGGGCCGATGGTAGTCGTCGACTTGGCGGTGGACTTACGGATTCTCTGGCTTCGATGGGAAGTCGGCGCGGTCGACCGCGTCCGACCCCACTGGGAGGAGAGGCTGCGCCACATGTCCCAACATTTCTGTGAATGAATCTCGATGGCTTGCCGCGTCCAACAAATCGTCGTATGAGTTTGCCTCGAACGAGACGTTGCTCGGTAGTAAGTGGTTTGACGCAAACGGGTCCATGTTCTGAAACAAATGGTGCTGGTATTGCGACTGCAAACCTGCCACACCTCGAGTTGCCGTCGCCGCGTGTCCATGTAGTTGTTGTTCTTGTTGTGGTAggtgtggtggtggtggtggtggtggtggtggtggtggttggtCGTGAAAGTCAGGTTGTACGCTGACCATCTGATCCCATATCCAAGGCGTGCTGGCCAGATTCCATTCTACAGTTGGGGTGTGAAGGTCCCCCGCAGGACTATGGACTACGGCGCACATCTGATTAACAGTGGGAGCAAGAAGGCCGGCTTGTAGGGCTGAAGGAGCGACAAAGTCGACTACGTTCGAATTCGCATGGTGATGGTCGAACCGGGGGTGGTATGATTGTGATGGAAGTATGGAGTGATTTGCGACCTTCGCATCGTTGTGCTCGACTGACGCCTGTTGTGTGAGAAAGGGGTCTGCGATGACCTGGGAGAATTTCCTTCGAAACTCCCCGATCAGCTCTTCTCCtggcttctgcttcgtccTGCTGGTGGTTAGACTCAAGGATTATCTCAAACCCCGTTCCTATCCCAGAGAAAAAACAAACCTTTTGTCAAACATTTTCCTCGCTTTGGCGTGCAAGGGTTCCGTCTATCGAAGGGCCTCACGGGTCACGAACAACACGGCAGACACGAGGATTATATAACACCAGTGGCaatttattttattttttagCCGTCAGAATTTGAGCCACGCGGCAGATATCAAGTCTGGAGATGAAATGACGTCCTCCGAGCGAGCGAACAACGAGCGAAAGGCGAACGCATCCCCCTCGAGTGATGAAGCGACGGGGAGAAAGGAGGGAAGATACAGATGGCAGGAACGGAGAAATTTGGATGGTACAGGTGTTTTTATCTGATCCTGGGGTCCTGTTCAGGCCAGGTCAGGGTCACAGACAAACAGGCAAACACCAGGACCACTGGACATGCTGGGTCTCCAAATGAAGGTACCGACGAAGACCTACTACCGTAGTACAATAAGAGGCGGACAGGACACCAATTGGGGATCAGCGGTGGGAGGGGGGAAGAGAACGAGGGGACATGGACACGGAC
The DNA window shown above is from Aspergillus fumigatus Af293 chromosome 1, whole genome shotgun sequence and carries:
- a CDS encoding putative CP2 transcription factor, with product MFDKRTKQKPGEELIGEFRRKFSQVIADPFLTQQASVEHNDAKVANHSILPSQSYHPRFDHHHANSNVVDFVAPSALQAGLLAPTVNQMCAVVHSPAGDLHTPTVEWNLASTPWIWDQMVSVQPDFHDQPPPPPPPPPPPHLPQQEQQLHGHAATATRGVAGLQSQYQHHLFQNMDPFASNHLLPSNVSFEANSYDDLLDAASHRDSFTEMLGHVAQPLLPVGSDAVDRADFPSKPENPFRYRVTLLAPTAITDHAHEPPVTYLNKSQSYSVSIVDSTPPAHATQSVKYRTSVRITFEETAHRSNPARCWRLWKEARGAVEAQQRGGKMRALEFVDLRLGSKKNAPRIKKVDSASFDGFCVTWTSTPEAGSSECVINVRLNFLSTDFSLSKGVKGVPTRLCVKTEMIGLEDGTPASGSDTEAEICYCKVKVFRDHGAERKLSNDVAHVQKAIHKVERQIAQGDIDGHNGLGKRKRRKGVGHGLTKNHAVSMSLSPSRSNSLTGIDDLHRALFELRNLFSSSQPVSLLSLRGDVLDDPDQSPVSLPRDSATPVSFGRDSASETDVGVNFHGDLVELPRRPFGRDASTVEPKMESPDPGLSDINGRSSPESDTGDRSSSPRHVACFYVRIQDKQQQEPYYRAVYLTERTASDFIDQLSKKYNVQPDRILSLVHINPNSLRVAVDDDVVGAIPEGQDMIAQFTEVPAPVSSDGEGEGEGDSTRYEVQLHF